A genome region from Pseudanabaena sp. Chao 1811 includes the following:
- a CDS encoding GxxExxY protein, with protein MENFKYADITQKIIGASFEVHKFLGNGFQEVIYQRALAYELGQAGLSFAREIEQHIFYKDLPEPIGTRRADFVVEDKVLVELKAVIQLEDVHLAQALNYLKVYKLEVGLLINFGSKSMTFKRLVR; from the coding sequence ATGGAGAATTTTAAGTATGCGGATATTACTCAGAAGATTATCGGGGCTAGTTTTGAGGTGCATAAGTTTTTGGGTAATGGGTTTCAGGAGGTGATCTATCAGAGGGCTTTGGCTTATGAGTTGGGTCAGGCGGGGTTGAGTTTTGCGCGGGAGATTGAGCAGCATATTTTTTATAAGGATTTGCCTGAGCCGATTGGGACTCGTCGGGCTGATTTTGTGGTGGAGGATAAGGTTTTGGTGGAGTTAAAGGCGGTTATTCAGCTTGAGGATGTGCATTTGGCTCAGGCTTTGAATTATCTGAAGGTGTATAAGTTGGAGGTTGGTTTGCTGATTAATTTTGGTAGCAAGAGTATGACGTTTAAGCGGTTGGTGAGGTGA
- a CDS encoding AbrB/MazE/SpoVT family DNA-binding domain-containing protein has product MLAKLTAKNQLTLPKSITREIGDSEYFDVKVVDGQIILTPVKIQRADAVRAKLAALELSDRDIDDAVNWARK; this is encoded by the coding sequence ATGCTTGCTAAGTTAACTGCAAAAAATCAGCTTACTTTACCTAAAAGTATCACACGAGAAATTGGTGATTCTGAATATTTTGATGTAAAAGTCGTGGATGGACAAATAATTCTTACGCCTGTGAAAATTCAAAGGGCTGACGCTGTAAGGGCTAAACTGGCGGCTTTGGAGTTAAGCGATCGCGATATTGACGATGCGGTAAATTGGGCGCGGAAGTGA
- a CDS encoding DEAD/DEAH box helicase family protein — protein sequence MNETHLQDKFLIPFFRESLGYQEVKANTVTNSLIIEEDLQTFISETELNQKNYELLLKKYSGDRKKLLAELIELIQERIASSRNMALFINANKSITFQGVKLHLFYTDDSVIHDSNLFNQNIFSVVQELPYKYKYQNKIIFSFRPDICLFVNGIYLGYSELKSNLSNQTAKKNGRGKVIKDYFEAVRVYYENFDRHLYLSDKEKESHRKDFLKIFEKAIHITSTDLGETYVIRTISDFFDEILTTCRDKEFDREEYEKNAIKVFKPYPLLNPNADKKDKLKEIFKYHYGKSFIEKEILYYNFIERDVYFVNGKKELKDEKGHLISPRPKQKFGTDKILAKIDEFLDHETEDDYFIKQLERQLAHVAPSKRAELIEKRKAYANNKNIYSLLLQYAAGFGKSNIIGWTALQLKDLRRNGEYVYDKIMIVVDRLQLRSQIDSKMLNMNIDNRMYVEANNKASFQKALESDTRLVIVNLQKFGAVAEMLAPDTMQKLSQLRIVFLIDEIHRSNSGEQHEEMVNIFDELQTPFDTQTSLFRTKKNLIIGFTATPDDHTLARFGEFSGYAESEKLWVPFDSYTMNEAIKDGFIHNPIENIIPVASKMLFDLPQNKMEGFEQPNYKDIDKKQIYEERERINAIAKYIADLLVKDVYPKIRGTAKAMLAVYSIKAAIAYKQAITKHFQEIVKQNKYAKYAEAPIHIVYSSNQDEQSATGLNDGLTEEKVLENFALKKNGLIIVVAKLQTGFDEKRLHTLFLDKEIKGISAIQAISRVNRTAKHKNECKIVDFSYNNVNVQNIKEAFEHFSDVVVSDFDPFSDKRILEILFTMLKKSDVYAEFFNIFVAIAHDDTKPNNPENYLDLESNIEKYIEANPKPTADTKAKTAQYFTILNRIEYVIALEPKYSEPHFLNFLRLFNKIYNQIHRTDDIKDAIEVYFDNQIGIIEVQTQPKETKPKPPIKIAEGKSPYTVHQFDILAILEARNEQEELKGERIRDFKAKIYEFFAYILSSDDGKRLITKIKSNVSEEEIYDDFSKIYRKYKVLYRKKVGDSFFKEIEDLVNKLCDDFENLVRNLEI from the coding sequence ATGAACGAAACTCACCTTCAAGACAAATTCCTGATCCCCTTCTTTCGTGAAAGTCTAGGCTATCAAGAAGTTAAAGCCAACACCGTCACCAACTCCCTGATCATCGAAGAAGACCTTCAAACCTTCATTTCTGAAACTGAACTCAATCAAAAAAATTACGAACTCCTGCTCAAAAAATATAGTGGCGATCGCAAAAAACTATTAGCAGAACTCATCGAATTAATCCAAGAACGAATCGCCAGTAGTCGCAACATGGCACTGTTTATTAATGCCAATAAATCCATTACATTCCAAGGTGTAAAACTACATCTGTTTTATACCGATGACAGCGTAATTCATGATAGTAATCTCTTCAATCAAAATATATTTTCCGTAGTCCAAGAACTACCCTACAAATACAAATATCAAAACAAAATCATCTTCTCCTTTCGCCCTGATATTTGCCTATTTGTGAATGGCATCTATCTCGGCTATAGCGAACTAAAATCTAACCTCAGCAACCAAACCGCCAAAAAGAACGGACGCGGTAAAGTCATCAAAGACTACTTTGAAGCCGTCAGAGTCTATTACGAAAACTTTGATCGCCATCTCTATCTCAGCGATAAAGAAAAAGAATCTCATCGCAAAGACTTCTTAAAAATATTTGAAAAAGCAATCCATATCACCAGCACCGACCTCGGCGAAACCTACGTTATCCGCACCATCTCTGACTTTTTTGATGAGATTCTCACCACCTGCCGCGATAAAGAGTTTGATCGCGAAGAATACGAAAAAAACGCCATCAAAGTATTTAAACCCTATCCCCTGCTAAATCCTAACGCCGACAAAAAAGACAAACTCAAAGAAATATTCAAATACCATTACGGCAAAAGCTTCATCGAAAAGGAAATTCTCTATTACAACTTCATCGAGCGTGATGTCTATTTTGTTAATGGCAAAAAAGAACTCAAAGACGAAAAAGGACACCTCATCTCGCCCCGTCCCAAACAAAAATTTGGCACAGACAAAATTCTCGCCAAAATCGATGAATTTCTCGATCATGAAACCGAAGATGATTACTTCATCAAACAACTAGAGCGACAACTCGCCCATGTCGCCCCTAGCAAACGCGCCGAACTCATCGAAAAGCGTAAAGCCTACGCCAACAACAAAAATATCTATTCGCTCCTCCTGCAATATGCCGCAGGATTTGGCAAATCCAACATCATTGGCTGGACAGCACTGCAACTCAAAGACCTACGCCGCAATGGTGAATATGTCTATGACAAAATCATGATTGTCGTCGATCGCCTGCAACTCCGCAGCCAGATCGACTCAAAAATGCTAAATATGAACATCGACAATCGGATGTATGTGGAAGCAAATAACAAGGCAAGTTTCCAAAAAGCCCTCGAATCCGATACCCGCCTAGTGATCGTCAACTTGCAAAAATTTGGTGCAGTTGCAGAAATGCTTGCCCCTGACACCATGCAAAAACTCTCGCAATTGCGTATTGTCTTCCTAATCGATGAAATCCACCGTTCCAACAGTGGTGAGCAACATGAAGAAATGGTCAATATCTTCGATGAACTGCAAACACCCTTTGACACTCAAACCAGCCTATTCCGTACCAAAAAGAATTTAATTATCGGCTTCACCGCCACACCTGACGACCATACCCTCGCCCGTTTTGGTGAATTTAGCGGCTATGCCGAAAGCGAAAAGCTGTGGGTTCCCTTCGATTCCTACACCATGAATGAAGCAATCAAAGACGGCTTTATTCATAATCCTATCGAAAATATTATCCCTGTTGCTTCCAAAATGTTATTTGACCTTCCTCAAAACAAAATGGAAGGTTTTGAGCAACCTAATTATAAAGATATTGACAAAAAGCAAATCTATGAAGAAAGAGAACGAATTAATGCGATCGCCAAATACATCGCCGATCTACTCGTAAAAGATGTCTATCCTAAAATTCGCGGCACGGCAAAAGCCATGCTTGCCGTGTACTCGATTAAGGCAGCGATCGCATACAAACAAGCCATCACTAAACATTTCCAAGAAATCGTCAAACAAAATAAATACGCTAAATATGCCGAAGCACCTATTCACATCGTCTACTCCAGCAACCAAGACGAGCAAAGCGCCACAGGACTAAATGACGGACTCACCGAAGAAAAAGTCTTAGAAAACTTTGCCCTCAAGAAAAATGGCTTAATTATCGTGGTTGCCAAACTGCAAACAGGATTCGACGAAAAAAGACTGCACACCCTATTTCTAGACAAAGAAATCAAAGGTATTAGCGCCATTCAAGCAATATCCAGAGTCAATCGCACCGCCAAACATAAAAATGAATGCAAAATCGTTGACTTCTCCTACAACAATGTCAACGTCCAAAATATCAAAGAAGCCTTCGAGCATTTCTCAGATGTTGTCGTGAGTGACTTCGATCCCTTCAGCGATAAACGCATATTAGAAATTCTCTTCACAATGCTCAAAAAGTCTGATGTTTACGCAGAGTTTTTCAATATATTTGTGGCGATCGCCCACGATGACACAAAGCCCAACAATCCCGAAAACTACCTAGATCTCGAAAGCAACATCGAAAAGTATATCGAGGCTAATCCCAAACCCACTGCCGACACCAAAGCCAAAACCGCCCAATATTTCACCATTCTCAATCGCATTGAATATGTAATTGCTCTAGAGCCAAAATACAGCGAACCGCATTTTTTAAATTTTCTGCGCCTATTCAACAAAATCTACAATCAGATACATCGCACCGATGATATTAAAGATGCGATCGAGGTCTATTTTGACAATCAAATCGGCATTATCGAAGTCCAAACCCAGCCCAAAGAAACCAAACCAAAACCTCCAATCAAAATAGCTGAAGGTAAATCTCCCTATACAGTTCATCAATTTGATATTCTTGCCATCCTCGAAGCACGGAATGAGCAAGAAGAATTAAAGGGAGAGCGTATTCGTGACTTTAAGGCAAAGATATATGAATTTTTTGCCTATATTCTTTCCTCTGATGATGGTAAACGATTAATTACCAAAATAAAATCTAACGTCTCAGAGGAAGAGATTTATGACGATTTTTCTAAAATCTATCGTAAGTACAAAGTCTTATACCGTAAAAAAGTTGGAGATTCCTTCTTCAAAGAAATAGAAGATTTAGTCAATAAATTATGTGATGACTTTGAAAATCTGGTGCGTAATTTAGAAATCTAA
- a CDS encoding BrnT family toxin, with amino-acid sequence MRFEWDENKRLTNIRKHGFDFADVSSVFDGDTVTVEDDRYNYGEQRFVTFGLFQGRVIAVVHTENDDLVRIISARKATKYEQQVYFEQV; translated from the coding sequence ATGAGATTTGAATGGGATGAAAATAAGCGTTTAACTAATATTCGTAAGCATGGTTTTGACTTTGCGGATGTTTCATCTGTTTTTGATGGCGATACTGTAACAGTCGAGGACGATCGCTATAATTATGGTGAGCAGCGATTTGTAACTTTTGGGTTGTTTCAGGGTCGGGTAATTGCTGTCGTTCATACTGAGAATGATGATTTAGTCCGTATTATTTCTGCGAGAAAGGCTACTAAATATGAACAACAAGTCTATTTTGAACAAGTCTGA
- a CDS encoding IS256 family transposase — protein MNIRKELLDELLQECKTPPDLFGEGGILKQLTTALVERALEAELSTHLGYGKHEPRPEGQTNSRNGYSQKKVQGDFGVAEIAVPRDRQGEFEPQMVKKGQSRLSGLDEKIIALYARGMSVRDIQAQLQEMYGVEVSPTLISNVTDAVIDEVKQWQNRPLEAVYPIVFLDCLVIKVRDNGRVINKSLYFALGVNMDGYKELLGMWISPNEGAKFWLSVLTEIHNRGVKDILIACVDGLTGFPNAIETVFPKTQVQLCIVHMVRNSVAFVPWQQRKQVCADLKAIYSAATESEAEFNLELFAEKWDKQYPSISKSWRSHWANIIPFFAFPTEIRRAIYTTNAIESMNSSLRKVIKSQQIFPSDDAAFKLVYLAMRNISKKWTMPIRDWKPALNRFAILFEDRLHV, from the coding sequence ATGAATATACGCAAAGAATTGCTCGACGAATTGCTGCAAGAATGTAAAACACCACCTGACCTATTCGGAGAAGGAGGCATTCTGAAACAACTGACAACCGCGTTGGTGGAGAGAGCCTTGGAAGCAGAACTATCAACCCATCTGGGATACGGTAAGCACGAACCAAGACCAGAAGGACAAACCAACAGTCGCAATGGCTATAGCCAGAAAAAAGTGCAAGGTGACTTTGGCGTAGCCGAAATCGCAGTCCCCCGAGATCGGCAAGGGGAGTTTGAACCGCAGATGGTGAAGAAAGGACAAAGTCGCTTGTCAGGACTAGATGAAAAGATCATTGCTCTCTACGCACGAGGTATGAGTGTCAGGGATATTCAAGCCCAGTTGCAAGAAATGTATGGTGTTGAAGTATCACCAACACTTATTTCCAATGTTACAGATGCAGTAATTGACGAGGTGAAGCAATGGCAAAACCGTCCCCTTGAAGCAGTCTATCCAATCGTCTTTCTGGACTGTCTAGTCATCAAAGTCCGAGACAATGGCAGAGTGATTAACAAATCCTTGTACTTTGCCTTGGGCGTGAATATGGACGGGTACAAGGAATTACTGGGTATGTGGATTTCTCCGAATGAAGGTGCGAAATTCTGGTTGTCAGTACTCACCGAAATTCACAACCGTGGGGTCAAAGATATTTTGATTGCCTGTGTCGATGGCTTGACTGGTTTCCCTAATGCGATTGAGACGGTATTTCCTAAAACTCAGGTGCAGTTATGCATTGTCCACATGGTCAGAAACTCGGTCGCTTTTGTACCTTGGCAACAACGCAAGCAAGTTTGTGCTGACCTCAAGGCTATTTATAGCGCGGCGACGGAATCGGAGGCTGAGTTTAATCTCGAACTCTTTGCTGAAAAGTGGGACAAGCAATATCCATCAATCTCCAAGTCTTGGCGCAGTCATTGGGCAAACATTATCCCCTTCTTTGCTTTCCCGACCGAGATTCGCAGGGCGATTTATACCACCAATGCGATTGAGTCGATGAACAGTAGTTTGCGGAAGGTGATTAAATCCCAACAGATTTTTCCCTCTGATGATGCTGCTTTCAAGCTCGTTTATTTAGCAATGCGGAATATCTCGAAGAAGTGGACGATGCCGATTCGTGATTGGAAACCTGCTCTTAATCGCTTTGCCATCCTCTTCGAGGATCGTCTCCACGTCTAG
- a CDS encoding putative toxin-antitoxin system toxin component, PIN family, producing the protein MTDRIRVVIDTNLLVSALIFGGNMAKLRFAWQGDRFIALASKATVTELIRVLAYPKFKLTRTDQEDLLADYLPFCETVLMPEQLPVIPQCRDPFDEPFLILALVGCADYLVTGDRDLLCLADSFACPIVTFEEFFKVVKIV; encoded by the coding sequence ATGACCGATCGCATCCGAGTTGTGATTGATACGAATTTATTGGTGTCGGCTTTGATATTTGGGGGGAATATGGCGAAGCTGCGTTTTGCATGGCAAGGCGATCGCTTTATTGCTTTGGCTTCTAAGGCAACGGTTACGGAGTTAATACGGGTGCTTGCTTATCCAAAATTTAAGCTGACGAGGACAGATCAAGAGGATTTATTAGCTGATTATTTACCATTTTGCGAAACGGTTTTGATGCCTGAGCAGTTGCCTGTTATTCCGCAATGTCGCGATCCTTTTGATGAACCTTTTCTAATTTTGGCGCTGGTGGGTTGTGCTGATTATTTGGTGACAGGCGATCGTGATTTGTTATGTCTTGCGGATAGTTTTGCTTGTCCGATTGTGACGTTTGAAGAGTTTTTTAAAGTTGTGAAAATTGTTTGA
- a CDS encoding YIP1 family protein gives MNATPNPEDINAIAPDSSTDSNTSSNAESVTLPAPPQNLGTFLDRLYGTLFLPQVTFEQLKAHPSFVQAAIVIALVNALEAIRLDHLSIVRIIGSVIGGSIGWVFFTFLLKQLANVFQKNVEMLELLTLTGFASLPWIFMAPALSLPPQSRFLGAIAVIIWFIVWQVWSASVALGIKSWKTLAIIPLAIAGGIVALIWLGNTIKLLLSISF, from the coding sequence ATGAATGCCACGCCCAATCCTGAAGATATTAATGCGATCGCTCCTGATAGCAGCACCGATAGCAATACCAGTAGCAATGCTGAAAGTGTTACTCTTCCCGCACCACCACAAAATTTAGGGACATTTCTCGATCGCCTATATGGGACATTATTTTTGCCCCAAGTAACCTTTGAGCAACTCAAGGCACATCCGTCCTTTGTGCAAGCAGCGATCGTGATTGCTTTAGTCAATGCTTTGGAAGCCATTCGCCTTGATCATTTATCGATTGTGAGAATTATCGGCTCGGTGATTGGTGGGAGCATTGGCTGGGTATTTTTTACATTTTTATTGAAACAATTGGCTAATGTGTTTCAAAAGAATGTGGAGATGCTGGAGTTACTGACCCTCACGGGTTTTGCGAGCTTACCTTGGATATTCATGGCTCCTGCCCTCAGCTTGCCACCCCAATCCCGTTTTCTTGGCGCGATCGCGGTGATCATCTGGTTTATTGTCTGGCAGGTATGGAGCGCATCGGTAGCACTAGGTATTAAAAGCTGGAAAACTTTAGCGATCATTCCTTTAGCGATCGCTGGTGGTATCGTTGCCCTGATTTGGCTCGGTAACACCATCAAGTTGCTATTGAGCATTAGCTTTTAA
- a CDS encoding restriction endonuclease subunit S: MTEFVTQRSLATLRPIIKILNSKFFFYFVSSSYFQNVLWSNTSYSAQPGIYLNSLSNIDILVPPISEQESIATYLDTKTAQCDRKIDLLTQKATQYGKLKQSLINETVTRGLDKSVPMKDSGIKWIGEIPEHWSCELIKRSLRVLTDYTANGSFASLAENVTYQENGYARLVRLTDLRHDLTNDGLYVDKNAYEFLAKTKINGGEILIANVGAYTGLVKMVPEINFKATLGPNMFLAIFSNRLFKRFINYHLSSICCFEQFRVQMTATAQPKLNKDNFRSISIVVPPLSEQKAIADYLDKKTAQIDQIIQTINTQIEKLKELRKTLINDVVTGKIKV, translated from the coding sequence ATGACTGAATTTGTTACCCAAAGAAGTCTTGCTACTTTAAGACCAATTATTAAAATTTTAAACAGCAAATTTTTCTTCTATTTTGTTAGTTCTTCTTATTTCCAAAATGTATTATGGTCTAATACCAGTTATTCCGCTCAGCCAGGTATTTACCTTAATAGCCTATCAAATATTGATATTTTAGTTCCCCCTATTTCTGAACAAGAATCGATCGCTACTTACCTCGATACCAAAACAGCACAATGCGATCGCAAAATTGACCTGCTCACCCAAAAAGCAACACAATACGGCAAGCTCAAACAGTCTCTCATCAATGAAACCGTGACTCGCGGGCTTGATAAGTCTGTGCCGATGAAAGATAGCGGCATTAAGTGGATCGGTGAAATTCCTGAGCATTGGAGTTGTGAATTGATAAAACGTTCTTTGCGAGTACTTACAGACTACACAGCTAATGGATCATTTGCGAGTTTAGCTGAGAACGTTACTTATCAAGAGAATGGCTATGCTCGACTTGTAAGGTTGACTGATTTGCGTCATGACTTAACAAATGATGGTTTGTATGTGGATAAAAATGCTTATGAATTCCTCGCAAAAACCAAAATAAATGGTGGTGAAATATTGATTGCAAATGTTGGAGCCTATACAGGATTGGTCAAGATGGTTCCTGAAATTAATTTCAAAGCCACTTTAGGTCCTAATATGTTCTTAGCAATTTTCAGCAATAGATTATTTAAAAGATTTATCAATTATCATCTTAGTAGCATTTGCTGCTTTGAACAATTTCGAGTACAAATGACTGCTACTGCACAACCCAAGCTCAATAAAGATAATTTTCGTTCTATATCAATTGTTGTTCCTCCACTCTCCGAACAAAAGGCGATCGCAGATTATCTTGATAAGAAAACCGCACAAATAGACCAAATCATCCAAACCATCAACACCCAAATCGAAAAACTCAAAGAATTGCGTAAAACCCTAATCAACGATGTCGTCACAGGCAAAATAAAAGTCTGA
- a CDS encoding BrnA antitoxin family protein: MNNKSILNKSETDLARLDAMSDEDIDFSDCPEVTPEMFAKAVVRRAPKSQATITLKIDQDVLAWFESQGDSAERQMAMALKIYAEANKAYLNV; encoded by the coding sequence ATGAACAACAAGTCTATTTTGAACAAGTCTGAAACTGATTTGGCGAGATTGGATGCAATGTCTGATGAGGATATTGATTTTTCTGATTGCCCAGAGGTTACACCAGAGATGTTTGCTAAGGCTGTGGTACGTCGCGCTCCTAAGAGTCAGGCAACGATAACGTTAAAGATTGATCAAGATGTGTTGGCGTGGTTTGAGTCTCAGGGGGATTCGGCAGAGCGTCAGATGGCTATGGCTTTAAAGATTTATGCTGAGGCAAATAAGGCTTATTTAAATGTTTAA
- a CDS encoding Uma2 family endonuclease — translation MIALKEHFPKFTPEEYFAWEEKQLERHEYIDGEVYAMSGGTIDHGDIAGNFLALLKTHLRGSGCKTLNSDCRVSIVGATKYVYPDISVTCDDRDKTTNQYITYPCLIIEVLSPSTEAYESPSETLCERGNKFKMYRRNPSLQEYVLVSVDAIEIELFRKTETGDWRIINYQKGDAIELKSVNFNCQIEQVYEDIVFNE, via the coding sequence ATGATTGCATTAAAAGAACATTTTCCGAAGTTTACTCCCGAAGAATATTTCGCATGGGAGGAAAAACAATTAGAACGTCATGAGTACATCGATGGCGAAGTTTATGCGATGAGTGGCGGCACGATCGATCATGGGGATATTGCGGGAAACTTTCTGGCTCTACTTAAAACTCATCTGCGCGGAAGCGGCTGTAAAACTCTTAATTCTGATTGCCGAGTAAGTATTGTCGGCGCGACGAAGTATGTCTATCCAGATATCAGTGTGACCTGTGACGATCGCGATAAGACGACAAACCAATACATTACCTATCCTTGTCTGATCATTGAGGTCTTATCCCCCAGCACAGAAGCCTATGAATCTCCTTCGGAGACGCTATGCGAACGCGGCAACAAGTTTAAAATGTACCGCCGTAATCCTAGTTTGCAAGAATATGTTTTAGTCAGTGTAGATGCGATCGAGATCGAATTATTCCGCAAAACTGAAACGGGTGACTGGCGAATTATTAACTATCAAAAAGGGGATGCGATCGAGCTAAAAAGTGTTAATTTCAATTGCCAGATTGAACAGGTTTATGAGGATATAGTATTTAATGAATAA
- the ilvN gene encoding acetolactate synthase small subunit, with the protein MKHTLSVVVQDEAGVLTRIASLFARRGFNIESLAVGTAEQDGFTRITMVVSGDDHTIEQITKQLQKLINTITILDFTDIPCVERELMLVKVNAAPNVRSEIIEISQIFRARIVDVADDFLTIEVVGDPGKMVAILKMLNKFGIREIARTGKVSLTRESGVNTEYLKVSRDGARGALSNL; encoded by the coding sequence ATGAAACATACTCTCTCCGTTGTCGTCCAAGATGAGGCAGGCGTGCTGACCCGCATTGCTAGCTTGTTCGCCCGCCGAGGTTTTAATATCGAGAGCCTTGCGGTCGGGACGGCTGAGCAAGATGGATTTACGCGCATTACGATGGTTGTCTCAGGCGACGATCATACGATTGAGCAAATCACCAAGCAGTTGCAAAAACTAATTAATACGATCACTATTCTCGACTTTACCGATATTCCTTGTGTTGAGCGTGAGTTGATGCTTGTTAAGGTAAATGCTGCCCCAAATGTGCGATCAGAAATTATCGAGATCTCGCAAATTTTCCGTGCTCGGATCGTTGACGTAGCTGACGATTTCTTAACTATCGAGGTAGTGGGTGACCCTGGTAAGATGGTGGCGATCTTGAAGATGTTAAATAAGTTTGGCATTCGCGAAATTGCGCGTACTGGCAAGGTTTCGCTTACCCGTGAATCAGGGGTTAATACGGAATATCTCAAAGTTTCCCGTGACGGGGCGCGAGGCGCTTTATCTAATCTTTAG
- a CDS encoding glycosyltransferase, translating to MRIAIFTETFLPKIDGIVTRLKYTVEYLVNLGNQVLVFSPDGGLTEYCGAQIYGVSAFDFPLYPELKLALPRPSIGHALEQFKPDLIHVVNPAILGMAGIYYAKKMNYPLMASYHTHLPQYLQHYGLGFLEGLMWDLVKNTHNQAVLNLCTSTAMIDELRSHGVERLDLWQRGVDTVQFHPRFKSDEMRSRLTQGHPEDTLFLYVGRLSAEKEIQQILPVLQAIPNSRLALVGDGPYRQELEKIFSGTNTNFVGYLRGDDLASAFASSDAFLFPSRTETLGLVLLEAMAAGCPVVAANSGGIPDIVTNGVNGYLFEPSDRDGLVTATQNLLRDRHEAMCIEARLEAEKWGWDAATRQLQKYYEQTIKTSQPTLV from the coding sequence ATGCGTATCGCCATATTTACCGAGACATTTTTGCCAAAAATCGATGGCATCGTCACCCGCCTCAAATATACCGTTGAGTATTTGGTCAATCTCGGTAATCAAGTCCTCGTATTTTCGCCCGACGGGGGACTTACGGAATATTGCGGCGCTCAGATTTACGGGGTATCTGCCTTTGACTTTCCCCTATATCCAGAACTAAAACTAGCCTTGCCGCGCCCTTCAATTGGTCATGCCCTAGAACAGTTCAAACCTGATTTGATCCATGTCGTCAATCCTGCAATTTTAGGAATGGCTGGGATTTATTATGCCAAAAAGATGAATTACCCCTTGATGGCTTCTTACCATACGCATTTGCCCCAATATTTACAGCATTACGGTTTAGGCTTTCTCGAAGGGCTGATGTGGGACTTGGTAAAAAATACGCATAATCAGGCTGTGTTAAATCTCTGTACGTCCACAGCGATGATCGATGAATTGCGATCGCATGGTGTAGAAAGGCTCGACCTGTGGCAGCGTGGTGTGGATACGGTGCAGTTTCATCCAAGGTTTAAAAGTGACGAAATGCGATCGCGCCTTACGCAAGGACATCCCGAAGATACTTTGTTTTTATATGTAGGTAGACTGTCAGCGGAGAAAGAGATTCAGCAAATCCTGCCCGTGTTACAGGCTATTCCCAATAGTCGCCTTGCCCTCGTCGGTGACGGGCCCTACCGTCAGGAGCTAGAGAAAATCTTTTCAGGGACAAATACTAATTTTGTCGGTTATCTGCGTGGTGATGATCTTGCTTCTGCCTTTGCCTCTAGCGATGCCTTTCTATTCCCATCCCGTACCGAAACCCTCGGCTTAGTGCTATTAGAAGCAATGGCAGCAGGTTGTCCTGTTGTCGCCGCAAACTCAGGTGGCATCCCTGATATTGTCACTAATGGCGTTAATGGCTATTTATTTGAGCCAAGCGATCGCGATGGCTTGGTGACAGCTACTCAAAATCTATTACGCGATCGCCATGAAGCAATGTGCATTGAAGCCCGTCTCGAAGCAGAAAAATGGGGATGGGATGCTGCCACGCGCCAGTTACAAAAATATTACGAACAAACAATCAAAACTTCTCAGCCAACATTAGTTTAA